A region of the Pseudomonadota bacterium genome:
CGAGGTCCAGGTCGATACCCTCGACGAGTACGAGACCGTCAAGGCACAGCCCGCAGCAGGCCGCACCCTGCATCCGGACACCCGCAAGACCCTGTCGTGGCTCTACTTCCTCACGGGAAACGCGTCCGTTCCCCGCCAGACCCTCATCGACGTGGGCGGGTTCGATGAAGCGTTCACCGGCTATGGTCACGAAGACCTCGAGCTCGGATACCGCCTGCGCCAGCACGGGGTCACCATTCGCTACAACCCGCGAGCCGTGAACTACCACTGGCATCCGGTCTCGTTTCCGGAGAAGTGCGAGAAGATGAAGCTGGCGGGGCTCTCCACTGTTCGCTTCTACCAGAAGCATCAAGACGCGCGCATCAAGCTGCTGCTCGGGTGGAACCCCGTCTCGCTCGGCATGCACCGGCTCTTGTCGGTGAACCGGCGCATGGTGGCTGCGCTCGAGCGCAAGAGCGCCGATTCGAAGATCTGCTCTGAGCTGGTTCTGCAGTTTCACTACCTGAACGGAGTTCGGGAAGGGATGCGCTCCCTGCAACCGCCCCCTCCCCAGGGCCGCGCCTCGGCGCCTGGCGCATGAGCTTCGGCGAGAGCGGCCTCGCCGTTCCCCCGCGCGGCGCCGGGTTTCCGCCCTGGATGGACGTGCGCGTGGAATCGCCCCTCGACGTAGGCACGACGCGCAAGGTGCTCATCGTGCGAACAGACCATGTGGGCGATCTCGTGCTCTCCAC
Encoded here:
- a CDS encoding glycosyltransferase gives rise to the protein MSTAPQFSIVVPTWNRRETLEVVLPALLSLDFAPDGYEVLLCDSGSTDGTAELVERLRATLDNPDRLRLFSGPNRGRAGARNAGIREARGHFVLFTDADIIADPRLLVEHARIHAEGPCAVVGREVQVDTLDEYETVKAQPAAGRTLHPDTRKTLSWLYFLTGNASVPRQTLIDVGGFDEAFTGYGHEDLELGYRLRQHGVTIRYNPRAVNYHWHPVSFPEKCEKMKLAGLSTVRFYQKHQDARIKLLLGWNPVSLGMHRLLSVNRRMVAALERKSADSKICSELVLQFHYLNGVREGMRSLQPPPPQGRASAPGA